Proteins encoded together in one Impatiens glandulifera chromosome 1, dImpGla2.1, whole genome shotgun sequence window:
- the LOC124942168 gene encoding uncharacterized protein LOC124942168 — protein sequence MEKKKDVVVVDVNDGLNDDGLNDDGLKMNKDVVDVHDGLNDDGLNDDGLNEKEDIVVKEDISFVDVVDGLDKKEDIVVVDDDVDVEKENKDVDVDVDVEKENKDVDVLNELEKEAELKMDDNEDLATKKKEFGTKKKELSTKRKVELAKKRTEELAKKRKVELVKKKDGDQELEKKKDDDVLEMTPTKFLGKQFQRKKKSTKLGNYTNPNGKTFKLNDPVTVNPLLVFFFTMFSY from the exons ATGGAGAAGAAAAaagatgttgttgttgttgatgttaATGATGGATTGAATGATGATGGGTTGAATGATGATGGGTTGAAGATGAACAAAGATGTTGTTGATGTTCATGATGGATTGAATGATGATGGGTTAAATGATGATGGGttgaatgagaaagaagatattgttgtt AAAGAAGATATTTCTTttgttgatgttgttgatgGGTTGGATAAGAAAGAAgatattgttgttgttgatgatgatgttgatgttgaGAAGGAAAACAAagatgttgatgttgatgttgatgttgaGAAGGAAAACAAAGATGTTGATGTTCTGAATGAGTTGGAAAAGGAGGCTGAGTTGAAGATGGACGACAATGAAGATTTGGCCACAAAGAAGAAGGAGTTCGGCACGAAAAAGAAAGAGTTGAGCACAAAGAGGAAGGTggagttggccaagaagaggacggaggagttggccaagaagaggaAGGTGGAGTTGGTGAAGAAGAAGGATGGTGATCAggagttggagaagaagaaggatgatgatgtATTAGAAATGACTCCAACAAAATTTTTGGGAAAGCAATTTCAGAGAAAGAAGAAGTCCACAAAATTGGGGAACTACACAAACCCTAATGGAAAAACGTTTAAACTCAATGATCCAGTAACTGTCAATCCTCTTTTAGTCTTTTTCTTCACTATGTTCTCTTACTAA